One window from the genome of Mycolicibacterium gadium encodes:
- a CDS encoding nuclear transport factor 2 family protein, which translates to MSLTYQQQFVMDGLAGRAAILNLDARHNRLYSDGDLVGWITTFRHAGATYVRAGEAFTDLRKAFDGGGGARLVTVDHEINVDGVDATQQCVALLLRDNRLQASGTFTDRLIYERGGWYFTSRELDWDHVPHESALPV; encoded by the coding sequence ATGTCGTTGACATACCAACAGCAGTTCGTGATGGACGGACTCGCGGGACGCGCAGCCATCCTCAACCTGGACGCACGCCACAACCGGCTGTACTCGGACGGCGATCTCGTCGGCTGGATCACGACATTCCGTCACGCGGGCGCCACGTACGTGCGGGCGGGGGAGGCGTTCACCGACCTGCGCAAGGCGTTCGACGGCGGAGGCGGGGCGCGGCTGGTGACCGTGGACCACGAGATCAACGTAGATGGGGTCGACGCGACCCAGCAATGTGTGGCATTGCTGCTGCGCGACAACCGACTTCAGGCCTCCGGAACCTTCACCGACCGGCTCATCTACGAGCGCGGCGGCTGGTACTTCACGTCACGCGAACTCGATTGGGATCACGTGCCGCACGAAAGTGCGCTACCCGTGTGA
- a CDS encoding FAS1-like dehydratase domain-containing protein, giving the protein MVGIRTEPRYAGTAVSGARIQQFASMVHDPNPAYWDADFAREVWGGLLAPPALLMGWLIPPPWLPTGEPPRPSIAIRVPLPGTTFINASNEVEFPTTILEGDRLHVVEEVVSVSPEKTTRVGTGHFVQTCDRFHRADGALVAINRNTLFRFTPAVTS; this is encoded by the coding sequence ATGGTCGGCATCCGGACGGAGCCGAGATACGCCGGGACGGCGGTCAGCGGCGCGCGCATTCAGCAATTCGCCTCGATGGTGCATGATCCGAACCCCGCCTACTGGGACGCCGACTTCGCCCGCGAGGTGTGGGGCGGTCTGCTCGCGCCGCCGGCATTGCTGATGGGCTGGCTGATCCCGCCCCCGTGGTTGCCGACCGGCGAGCCACCGCGGCCGTCGATCGCGATCCGCGTGCCCCTGCCCGGAACCACATTCATCAACGCGTCCAACGAAGTCGAGTTTCCCACGACCATCCTCGAAGGAGATCGCCTGCACGTCGTCGAGGAGGTCGTCTCGGTGTCGCCGGAGAAGACCACGCGTGTCGGCACCGGACATTTCGTGCAGACCTGTGATCGGTTCCACCGCGCCGACGGGGCGTTGGTCGCCATCAACCGAAACACGTTGTTCCGGTTCACCCCGGCGGTAACGTCATGA
- a CDS encoding MaoC/PaaZ C-terminal domain-containing protein, whose protein sequence is MTPYGGLTWDEIVVPTELAEVVDPIDYQRVVMNPGATWDYFPGHYDPDYARRHGQPTIFVNTMHTAGFVDRIATGWAGPYSRVVRRKVSLLGSFYAGDSMVGRGRVVGKRVESTGDVHRQLVDLEIAVYNQRDELCCPAEVTLEIS, encoded by the coding sequence ATGACACCGTATGGCGGGCTGACGTGGGACGAGATCGTCGTGCCGACCGAGCTCGCGGAGGTCGTCGACCCGATCGACTATCAGCGTGTCGTGATGAACCCCGGGGCGACATGGGATTACTTTCCCGGTCATTACGACCCGGACTACGCGCGACGGCACGGCCAGCCGACGATTTTCGTCAACACGATGCACACCGCGGGCTTCGTCGATCGGATTGCCACCGGGTGGGCCGGGCCCTACAGCAGGGTGGTGCGGCGCAAGGTTTCGCTACTGGGCTCGTTCTATGCCGGCGATTCGATGGTCGGCCGCGGCCGGGTGGTGGGCAAGCGCGTCGAATCCACGGGTGACGTGCACCGACAGCTCGTCGACCTCGAGATCGCGGTCTACAACCAGCGCGACGAATTATGTTGTCCCGCAGAGGTCACCCTCGAGATCAGCTAG
- a CDS encoding aldehyde dehydrogenase has product MRSLNYDKLFIGGRWLTPSTDQRLSVISPHTEQSIGETPEAAPADVDKAVAAARTAFDEGPWPRLSVGERMEKIEKLAAIYMAETDAIADLITAEMGSPKSFSRLGQGAGALAQMHLNMATAKEFPWVERRPGLFGDVHVRRAPVGVVGAIVPWNVPQFLIMPKMIPALIAGCTVVVKPAPETPLDAMWLAEMLEEIDLPEGVVSIVPGGRETGETLVRHPGVDKISFTGSSATGRHIAALCGEQLKRVSLELGGKSAAIILDDADIDHTVKHLKMASLMNNGQACVAQTRILVSERKHDEVVDALAGMMTGLQVGDPADDATDIGPLVAQRQQQKVQGYIQAGLDEGARMILGGKDKPYDRGWYVQPTLFADATNDMTIAREEIFGPVLTVLKYRDEADAVRIANDTDYGLAGSVWTADVTRGLEIAAEVRTGTYGINMYTLDTTAPFGGFKQSGIGREFGSEGLSEYVELQSTVSASKLPDLA; this is encoded by the coding sequence ATGCGATCCCTCAACTACGACAAGCTCTTCATCGGCGGCCGCTGGCTGACACCGTCGACGGATCAGCGACTCTCCGTGATCTCCCCACACACCGAGCAATCGATCGGCGAGACCCCGGAAGCGGCCCCCGCGGACGTCGACAAGGCGGTCGCCGCCGCCAGAACCGCGTTCGACGAGGGACCGTGGCCCCGACTCAGTGTCGGCGAACGCATGGAGAAGATCGAGAAGCTCGCCGCCATTTACATGGCCGAGACCGACGCGATCGCCGACCTGATCACCGCGGAGATGGGCTCACCCAAGAGCTTCAGCAGGCTGGGGCAGGGCGCCGGTGCTCTCGCCCAGATGCACCTCAACATGGCGACGGCCAAGGAGTTTCCGTGGGTCGAGCGACGCCCGGGATTGTTCGGCGATGTGCACGTACGGCGTGCTCCCGTGGGTGTGGTCGGTGCGATCGTGCCGTGGAACGTGCCGCAGTTCCTGATCATGCCGAAGATGATCCCGGCGCTGATCGCGGGTTGCACGGTCGTGGTCAAGCCCGCCCCCGAAACGCCTTTGGACGCCATGTGGTTGGCCGAGATGCTGGAGGAGATCGATCTGCCCGAAGGTGTCGTGTCGATCGTCCCGGGCGGTAGGGAGACCGGCGAAACTCTGGTCCGTCACCCCGGCGTCGACAAGATCTCGTTCACCGGATCGTCGGCGACGGGCAGGCACATCGCCGCCCTGTGCGGCGAACAACTCAAGCGGGTTAGCCTCGAACTGGGTGGCAAGTCGGCCGCCATCATTCTCGACGACGCGGACATCGACCACACGGTCAAGCATCTGAAGATGGCCAGCCTGATGAACAACGGGCAGGCCTGCGTCGCGCAGACCCGGATTCTGGTGAGCGAGCGCAAGCACGACGAGGTCGTCGACGCGCTCGCCGGCATGATGACCGGCCTGCAGGTGGGCGACCCCGCCGACGACGCCACCGACATCGGACCGCTGGTTGCGCAGCGCCAACAGCAGAAGGTGCAGGGTTACATCCAGGCGGGGCTCGATGAGGGTGCGCGAATGATCCTGGGCGGCAAGGACAAACCCTATGACCGCGGCTGGTACGTCCAGCCGACGCTGTTCGCCGACGCGACCAACGATATGACGATCGCGCGGGAGGAGATCTTCGGTCCGGTGTTGACCGTACTGAAGTACCGCGACGAGGCCGACGCCGTGCGGATCGCCAACGACACCGACTACGGGCTGGCCGGCTCCGTCTGGACGGCGGACGTGACCCGTGGTCTGGAGATCGCAGCGGAAGTCCGGACGGGTACGTACGGCATCAACATGTACACGCTCGACACGACCGCGCCGTTCGGCGGATTCAAGCAGTCAGGGATCGGCCGCGAATTCGGATCCGAGGGACTGTCGGAGTACGTCGAGTTGCAGTCGACGGTGAGCGCGAGCAAGCTGCCCGATCTCGCCTAA
- a CDS encoding lipocalin-like domain-containing protein has translation MNHPQSDDWRRYPFALVPEDRQLDFPAAEANHPQCESDTWFLAGELTGRSGRGYAFLSIFNKNRPGLGDIVADFYTLALFDLDAGTYGTYTDYDMPPANMEPGAVPKMTFVDECLDISYDSGAGRAVWRTCRDDNGDLVPYTYDVTLVGTDAAGAQMRVDLHVTPTRAPVPLGAAEFGGRIECFGQADTYSYLQTGLTMTGTLTWGSSSEPVSGTAGHVDRQWFPLIANSGGADGDVRWRAHEWRTINLDNGVDMSIWRQFDRTDRNSLQPFSGATTSSPEPGVDPEFADDIEVSIESYVRWPEAVRTLYKPPAKARYLPDRHRLTSRKLDLDLTGEPMVPAPGHGLPLEYMEGPFHYRGTFRGEPVSGFAFYERSLALYRDWELVDVLASAVGEERVTALRTLVEDGRRDEAVAHLRDEILPSGAGITELVDDLIVALSR, from the coding sequence GTGAACCACCCGCAATCAGACGATTGGCGCCGATACCCGTTCGCGCTGGTACCGGAGGACCGTCAGCTCGATTTCCCGGCCGCTGAGGCCAACCACCCGCAGTGCGAGTCCGACACGTGGTTTCTGGCAGGCGAACTGACCGGTCGGAGCGGCCGCGGCTACGCGTTCCTGTCGATCTTCAACAAGAACCGCCCTGGGCTCGGGGATATCGTCGCCGACTTCTACACGTTAGCGCTGTTCGATCTCGACGCAGGCACCTACGGCACGTACACCGACTACGACATGCCGCCCGCGAACATGGAACCCGGGGCCGTCCCCAAAATGACCTTCGTCGACGAATGCCTCGACATCAGCTATGACAGCGGGGCCGGTCGCGCGGTCTGGCGTACCTGTCGCGACGACAACGGCGACCTGGTGCCCTACACCTATGACGTGACGCTCGTCGGCACCGATGCGGCCGGTGCCCAGATGAGGGTGGACCTGCATGTGACCCCGACGCGGGCGCCGGTGCCGCTGGGCGCCGCGGAGTTCGGCGGCAGGATCGAATGTTTCGGCCAGGCCGACACCTACTCCTATCTGCAGACGGGCCTGACGATGACGGGAACGCTGACGTGGGGTTCGTCGAGCGAGCCGGTCAGCGGCACCGCGGGCCACGTCGACCGGCAGTGGTTCCCGCTGATCGCCAACAGCGGTGGTGCGGACGGCGATGTCCGCTGGCGCGCCCACGAGTGGCGCACGATCAATCTCGACAACGGCGTGGACATGAGCATCTGGCGACAGTTCGATCGAACCGATCGCAATTCGCTGCAACCCTTTTCGGGCGCCACCACCAGCTCGCCGGAGCCCGGCGTCGACCCCGAGTTCGCCGACGACATCGAGGTGTCCATCGAGAGCTACGTCCGCTGGCCCGAAGCGGTTCGGACTTTGTACAAGCCCCCGGCGAAGGCCAGATATCTGCCGGACCGGCACCGACTGACGTCGCGCAAGCTCGATCTGGACCTGACCGGTGAGCCGATGGTGCCGGCGCCGGGACACGGCCTGCCCCTGGAATACATGGAGGGCCCGTTCCACTATCGCGGGACGTTTCGCGGTGAGCCGGTGAGTGGGTTCGCCTTCTACGAAAGGTCTTTGGCGCTCTACCGCGACTGGGAACTGGTCGATGTCCTCGCCAGCGCCGTGGGTGAGGAGCGCGTGACGGCACTGCGCACGCTGGTCGAGGACGGCCGACGTGACGAAGCCGTGGCACACCTGCGCGACGAGATCCTCCCGTCGGGAGCCGGGATCACCGAGCTTGTCGACGATCTGATCGTGGCGCTGTCTCGCTGA
- a CDS encoding aromatic ring-hydroxylating oxygenase subunit alpha, with translation MDRDQLIDLTRRAVKLARDKTTDLMPTESTVAAETYTSAERHARDVAMLMASPQLVGYVSELPRPGTYCTKTVMGRSILLTRAADSVVRAFENVCLHRQSRITDGCGAARRLACPYHSWSYDLSGNLAGVPGKEGFPETSSGTARLTELPAAECAGFLWVSLDRDATLDIPAFLGPLAEELDSWGIGRWSPLGEKVLDCPINWKLAIDTFAENYHFATVHKTTFATIARSNCTVFDSFGPHHRLVFPLNGILDLDELPEEQWEPLQAMVVIYALHPNIVISCTVANGELFRVYPSDVPGRSITVHQNSTPLDLSDESTAAGAAAVFDYAHSTVRDEDYALVAGLQANLESGVREHLVFGRNEPGLQHRHTMWAEAISETAPRSDRRQAR, from the coding sequence ATGGACCGCGACCAGTTGATCGATCTCACTCGCCGCGCAGTGAAGCTCGCGCGGGACAAGACCACCGACCTCATGCCCACGGAGAGCACCGTCGCCGCCGAGACGTACACGTCGGCAGAGCGCCATGCCCGAGATGTGGCGATGTTGATGGCAAGCCCCCAGCTGGTCGGCTACGTCTCAGAACTCCCCCGGCCCGGCACGTATTGCACCAAGACGGTGATGGGCCGGTCCATTCTGCTGACCCGTGCTGCCGACTCGGTGGTACGCGCATTCGAGAACGTGTGTCTGCACCGGCAGTCGCGCATCACCGACGGATGCGGAGCCGCCCGCCGGCTCGCCTGCCCCTATCACTCGTGGAGCTACGATCTCAGTGGCAATCTAGCCGGTGTACCAGGCAAGGAGGGATTTCCCGAAACATCATCGGGCACAGCACGTTTGACCGAATTACCGGCCGCCGAATGTGCAGGTTTCCTGTGGGTCTCGCTGGATCGCGACGCCACACTGGACATTCCCGCGTTCCTCGGACCGCTGGCCGAGGAACTGGACTCGTGGGGCATCGGCCGCTGGTCGCCGTTGGGTGAGAAGGTGCTGGACTGCCCGATCAATTGGAAGCTGGCCATCGACACCTTCGCCGAGAACTACCACTTCGCCACGGTGCACAAGACGACGTTCGCGACGATCGCCCGCAGCAACTGCACAGTCTTCGACTCGTTCGGGCCTCATCACCGACTTGTGTTCCCGCTCAACGGTATTCTCGACCTCGACGAACTCCCCGAGGAACAGTGGGAGCCGCTGCAGGCGATGGTCGTCATCTACGCTTTGCATCCCAACATCGTCATCTCGTGCACCGTGGCCAACGGCGAGCTGTTCCGCGTCTATCCCAGCGATGTGCCGGGCCGTTCGATCACCGTGCACCAGAACTCGACGCCGCTGGATCTGTCGGACGAATCGACGGCCGCGGGCGCGGCTGCGGTATTCGATTACGCGCATTCGACTGTCCGCGACGAGGACTACGCGCTCGTCGCGGGACTGCAGGCCAACCTCGAGTCAGGAGTGCGCGAGCACCTGGTCTTCGGTCGCAATGAGCCCGGTCTGCAGCACCGCCACACGATGTGGGCCGAGGCGATCAGCGAGACAGCGCCACGATCAGATCGTCGACAAGCTCGGTGA
- a CDS encoding esterase family protein, which produces MRAEKHSAGRVRRSTVALAAAVLLAGLVDIVGGSASANAFSNPNLPVEQLEVPSAGMGRNIRVEFLSGGPDTPALYLLDSMEAGEDLNGWDINTAAFDWYSDSGLSVVMPVGGKSSFYSDWYGPAVGNGQNATYKWETFLTQELPAWLAANKQVRQTGNAAVGFSMGGSSALVLAAFHPQQFVYAGSLSGFLNLSAQPGQVSTAMMWNGGFNPEAMWGPPGDPAWARNDPTVQAGRLAANGTRVWIYCGNGTPTDPALASPEAPIAGLGFLEGFAVASNRAFVDAYVAAGGSNGVFNFPDGIHSWGYAGQQLQQMKPDMQRVLGVSDTSRT; this is translated from the coding sequence ATGCGCGCCGAGAAACACTCAGCCGGCCGCGTCAGGCGCTCGACGGTCGCATTGGCGGCGGCCGTGCTGTTAGCCGGCCTAGTCGACATCGTGGGCGGATCCGCGTCGGCGAATGCCTTCTCGAATCCGAATCTGCCGGTCGAACAACTCGAGGTCCCGTCGGCGGGTATGGGTCGCAACATCCGCGTCGAGTTTCTCTCCGGCGGTCCGGATACGCCGGCCCTGTACCTCCTGGACAGCATGGAAGCAGGCGAAGACCTCAACGGCTGGGACATCAACACCGCGGCATTCGACTGGTACAGCGATTCCGGACTCTCGGTCGTCATGCCCGTCGGAGGCAAGTCGAGCTTCTACAGCGACTGGTATGGACCCGCCGTCGGCAACGGGCAAAACGCCACCTACAAGTGGGAAACCTTCCTTACACAGGAACTTCCGGCGTGGCTCGCCGCGAACAAGCAGGTTCGGCAGACCGGTAACGCCGCCGTGGGATTCTCGATGGGAGGCTCGTCGGCGTTGGTCCTGGCCGCCTTTCATCCGCAGCAGTTCGTCTACGCGGGATCACTGTCCGGTTTTCTCAACTTATCCGCTCAGCCAGGCCAGGTCAGCACGGCCATGATGTGGAACGGTGGCTTCAATCCGGAAGCCATGTGGGGACCGCCGGGCGACCCCGCGTGGGCGCGTAACGATCCCACCGTTCAGGCCGGCAGACTCGCTGCCAACGGCACCCGTGTGTGGATCTACTGCGGGAACGGCACACCGACAGACCCGGCACTGGCGAGCCCGGAGGCTCCCATCGCGGGACTCGGATTCCTCGAGGGGTTTGCGGTCGCATCCAACCGCGCGTTTGTCGACGCCTACGTCGCAGCGGGCGGGAGCAACGGCGTCTTCAACTTTCCCGACGGCATCCACAGCTGGGGCTACGCGGGACAGCAGCTGCAGCAGATGAAGCCCGACATGCAACGGGTGCTGGGTGTCAGCGACACGAGCCGGACCTGA
- a CDS encoding SRPBCC family protein, translating into MRAERILSEDIPAPPDDVRAFYIDLDNIKTVHPLVVSVHRTGRTELVDGYCQSYRVKDRIPFGPLTLPTSYTAHLRVASVGPVITQARQFPRVRLYGVVSFEPLDIGTRLVERLTIDAPRLLHATTLREAVKAHTKMLAGIRRHFGG; encoded by the coding sequence ATGCGCGCAGAGCGGATCCTGTCCGAGGACATACCTGCGCCGCCTGACGACGTGCGGGCGTTCTACATCGACCTCGACAACATCAAGACCGTCCATCCGCTCGTCGTCTCGGTGCACAGGACCGGGCGAACGGAACTGGTCGACGGCTACTGCCAGAGTTACCGCGTCAAAGACCGAATCCCGTTTGGTCCATTGACCCTGCCGACGAGCTACACCGCCCACCTCAGAGTCGCGTCAGTCGGACCGGTGATCACTCAGGCACGCCAGTTCCCCCGCGTCCGCCTGTACGGGGTGGTGTCCTTCGAACCCCTCGACATCGGAACCAGGCTCGTCGAGCGCCTGACGATCGACGCGCCGCGACTCCTCCACGCGACGACGCTCCGCGAAGCGGTCAAGGCGCACACCAAGATGCTGGCGGGCATTCGCCGGCACTTCGGTGGTTAG
- a CDS encoding nuclear transport factor 2 family protein, translating into MAFTRSDVLATAERSPAAAGARDKNEWVGLFTADGRVEDPVGSQPHQGLGAIGAFFDTFIGPRHITYRPDADIVTGSTVLRDGELDIAMGPVQLHVPVYIRYDVREGGDGLKIAALSAFWELPAMVGQFMRAGFGGLPAGLQLSRALLVNQGVVGVLGYLGGLRGTGPQGKRRIQEFLDDARAGDEVAVRRWLGKGARVTSGDDLPLTTAELLSRIAAARPRKMIASGYSVVVGLDRDGRRDVLIVEVTAKPFAIRRIRYFTEDPVDG; encoded by the coding sequence ATGGCTTTCACACGCTCGGACGTGCTGGCGACCGCCGAGCGGTCGCCGGCGGCAGCCGGTGCCCGCGACAAGAACGAGTGGGTGGGCCTGTTCACCGCCGACGGACGAGTTGAAGATCCGGTTGGCTCGCAGCCCCACCAGGGCCTGGGCGCGATCGGAGCATTCTTCGACACGTTCATCGGGCCCCGCCACATCACCTACCGCCCTGACGCGGACATCGTCACCGGCTCGACGGTCCTCCGCGACGGCGAACTCGATATTGCGATGGGACCGGTGCAGTTGCACGTGCCGGTCTACATCCGCTACGACGTACGCGAGGGCGGTGACGGGCTGAAAATTGCTGCACTGTCGGCCTTTTGGGAGCTGCCGGCCATGGTCGGTCAGTTCATGCGTGCCGGGTTCGGCGGCCTTCCCGCCGGTCTGCAACTGTCGAGGGCCCTGCTCGTGAATCAGGGCGTCGTCGGAGTCCTCGGCTACCTGGGAGGTCTGCGGGGGACCGGTCCGCAGGGCAAGCGGCGGATACAGGAATTCCTCGACGACGCACGCGCGGGCGACGAGGTCGCGGTGCGCCGTTGGCTCGGCAAGGGAGCACGCGTGACGAGCGGTGACGACCTCCCGTTGACGACCGCGGAACTGCTGTCGCGCATTGCAGCCGCGCGCCCCCGCAAGATGATCGCCTCCGGGTACAGCGTGGTCGTGGGGTTGGACCGGGACGGGCGCCGTGACGTGCTCATCGTCGAGGTGACCGCCAAACCATTCGCCATCCGCAGAATCCGGTACTTCACCGAGGACCCCGTCGACGGCTGA